The Macrococcoides canis genome has a window encoding:
- a CDS encoding DUF1444 family protein yields the protein MNVFEIRDYLKDALKDEAVTFHFDRKEETLRIERNDNHKGLTIKLAPVAAKYKEKKEKILNEVLYYIKETIQAFGDANPFDGQPIIMPVVRATSFQKEQNGVPFLITEHTAETNIYYAVDLGNTYRLIDSEVQEALNLSEAHIKEQALFNLNGLNNPYKTDTVSGNTYYFFNSNDGYDASRLLNKQLLKSFREKITGEMLVAVPHGDVLIIADIQNETGYDVLAQLTMQFFASGLVPITSLSFQYEEDNLTPVFILGKNNAKRNQEAIQRIEANRKKFEQEKNNKE from the coding sequence GTGAATGTTTTTGAAATAAGAGATTATTTAAAAGATGCATTGAAAGACGAAGCAGTAACCTTTCATTTCGATCGTAAGGAAGAAACTTTAAGAATTGAGCGAAATGATAATCATAAAGGGTTAACGATAAAGCTTGCACCTGTTGCAGCAAAATATAAAGAAAAGAAAGAAAAGATCCTTAACGAAGTACTGTATTATATTAAGGAGACGATTCAGGCATTTGGGGATGCAAATCCTTTTGACGGTCAGCCGATTATTATGCCTGTTGTTCGTGCAACGAGTTTTCAGAAAGAACAAAATGGAGTGCCTTTCTTAATTACTGAACATACTGCTGAGACGAATATTTATTACGCGGTGGATCTTGGTAACACCTATCGATTGATTGATAGTGAAGTGCAAGAAGCGTTGAATTTGTCTGAAGCGCATATTAAGGAGCAGGCTTTATTTAATTTAAATGGTCTGAATAATCCTTATAAAACAGATACAGTGAGCGGCAATACATATTATTTCTTTAACTCAAATGACGGATATGATGCAAGTCGACTGTTGAATAAACAGCTGTTGAAATCGTTTCGAGAGAAAATTACCGGTGAGATGCTTGTTGCAGTACCGCATGGGGATGTATTGATCATTGCGGATATTCAGAACGAGACAGGGTATGATGTGCTTGCGCAGCTGACGATGCAATTTTTCGCAAGTGGTCTTGTGCCGATAACTTCATTATCATTCCAGTATGAAGAAGATAATTTAACGCCAGTATTTATTCTAGGTAAGAATAATGCAAAGCGTAATCAGGAAGCAATTCAGCGTATTGAAGCAAACCGTAAGAAATTTGAACAAGAAAAAAATAATAAGGAGTAA
- a CDS encoding DNA translocase FtsK produces the protein MSWFDKLFGESKENTEDIRTERLDTSENDVYRRPRGKFRFPVDVDTVKTRESHPTTHEKPVENSEVSYKPVQKKRNRQSASFDETYVPRRQRRAARDQHVGYKVETSPLGRKQSDEAHIEKAYRVHQPKFKASEVPSAIYGTKSRKDPSLLKGRPPIMPKKVTASRPATPTHRKEDNAVNIENVYASQIVAEIRKERDKKIQRQKAFQEERRKLAEQQEAIKSMMNHEPVEQEVEEEVVLEVAADDVVQLSDDVITLSDEAVVTDIEIDTIDETPIKVNISDEGTEVELNSGESYTFSSREDETFMEENITFESTDTEAAESKTQDDIIDTDIDEDNEDVQLDEDTFDDVSFDTEDETEMVSNDEPPVSLEPVLAPDTKKEKVTPFNVVMTPSDKKRLMQQRAASKSETTEVQQVSNEPVEDVQEQQPDGLSEPKDTEDEAKLIQFKRKGPKYLLPPVSLLTPADNMERDESWVEEHKAQLDDAFYHFNVPAKVENVVVGPSVTRFELSVEKGVKVSRITNLQDDIKMALAAKDVRIEAPIPGTSLVGVEVPNVETRNVNLSEIVFSKKMKFSDSNLSVALGARINNEPMIMDLAKMPHGLIAGATGSGKSVCINSILISLLYRNNPNELKLLLIDPKMVELAPYNDLPHLIAPVITDVKAATESLKWVVGEMERRYQIFADVHVRNITAYNQKVSYQDRIPKIVVVIDELADLMMMAPQDVEHSIARIAQKARAAGIHLILATQRPSVNVITGLIKANVPTRIAFMVSSSVDSRTILDSGGAEKLLGNGDMLYLGNGMNKPIRIQGSYISDREIDEVVGYIKSQGKPNYLFHEKTLLKKLSEQPKDELFNEICNFMVEEGHISTSQIQRRFQIGYNRAARIIDQLEEMGYVSGQNGSKPRDVLITEKQEEY, from the coding sequence ATGAGCTGGTTTGATAAATTATTCGGAGAATCAAAAGAGAATACTGAAGACATCAGAACAGAAAGACTGGACACCTCAGAAAATGACGTATACAGACGTCCTAGGGGAAAGTTTCGTTTTCCGGTTGATGTGGACACTGTAAAGACGAGAGAGAGTCATCCCACGACGCATGAGAAACCGGTTGAAAATAGTGAGGTATCCTATAAACCTGTACAAAAGAAACGTAACCGTCAAAGTGCATCATTTGATGAAACATACGTTCCGAGACGACAAAGAAGAGCTGCGCGTGACCAGCATGTAGGCTATAAGGTTGAAACTTCTCCTTTAGGTAGGAAACAAAGCGATGAAGCTCATATAGAAAAAGCATATCGTGTGCATCAGCCTAAGTTTAAAGCTTCAGAAGTACCTTCAGCAATATATGGAACGAAAAGTCGTAAAGATCCTTCGTTGTTAAAGGGGCGTCCCCCTATTATGCCTAAGAAGGTTACCGCATCACGTCCTGCAACGCCGACACATCGAAAAGAAGATAACGCGGTGAATATCGAGAATGTATATGCCTCTCAAATTGTGGCTGAAATCAGAAAAGAACGTGACAAGAAAATTCAGCGTCAGAAAGCTTTCCAGGAAGAGCGCAGAAAACTTGCTGAACAGCAGGAAGCCATCAAATCTATGATGAATCATGAGCCGGTGGAACAAGAAGTTGAGGAAGAAGTTGTATTAGAGGTTGCAGCTGATGATGTTGTGCAATTATCAGATGATGTAATAACATTATCAGATGAAGCGGTAGTCACTGATATTGAGATTGATACAATTGATGAAACGCCGATTAAAGTGAATATCAGCGATGAAGGCACAGAAGTTGAACTGAACTCAGGTGAATCATATACTTTCAGTTCACGTGAAGATGAGACTTTCATGGAAGAAAATATTACCTTTGAAAGTACGGATACAGAAGCAGCTGAAAGTAAGACTCAAGATGACATTATAGATACAGATATTGATGAAGATAATGAAGATGTCCAGCTGGATGAAGATACATTTGACGATGTTTCTTTCGACACGGAAGATGAGACTGAAATGGTATCAAATGATGAGCCTCCAGTGTCTTTAGAACCTGTACTTGCACCTGATACAAAGAAAGAGAAGGTTACACCATTTAATGTCGTTATGACCCCGAGTGATAAGAAGCGCTTAATGCAGCAACGAGCGGCGTCAAAATCCGAGACAACAGAAGTTCAGCAAGTAAGCAATGAACCTGTCGAAGACGTACAGGAACAGCAACCTGATGGATTGAGTGAGCCTAAGGATACTGAGGATGAAGCAAAGCTCATACAGTTCAAGCGCAAAGGACCGAAGTATCTCCTTCCACCGGTAAGCTTACTGACACCTGCAGATAATATGGAACGAGATGAATCGTGGGTTGAAGAACATAAAGCACAGCTTGATGATGCATTCTATCATTTTAATGTGCCAGCAAAAGTAGAGAATGTTGTCGTCGGTCCTTCAGTAACACGCTTTGAACTTTCGGTCGAAAAAGGTGTGAAGGTATCTCGCATTACGAACTTGCAGGATGACATCAAAATGGCACTCGCGGCTAAAGATGTCCGAATAGAGGCACCAATTCCTGGTACTTCACTTGTCGGTGTAGAAGTGCCGAATGTTGAAACGCGCAACGTGAACTTAAGTGAAATTGTCTTCAGCAAGAAGATGAAATTCTCTGATAGCAATCTATCAGTCGCACTAGGCGCCAGAATTAACAATGAACCGATGATCATGGATCTTGCGAAGATGCCGCATGGCTTAATTGCCGGTGCTACAGGGTCTGGTAAATCTGTATGTATCAACTCGATTCTCATTTCACTACTATATCGTAACAATCCTAACGAATTGAAATTGTTATTGATTGATCCGAAAATGGTGGAACTTGCACCGTACAATGATTTACCACACTTAATTGCACCTGTTATCACCGATGTTAAAGCAGCTACAGAGAGCTTAAAATGGGTTGTCGGTGAAATGGAACGCAGATATCAAATATTTGCAGATGTCCATGTACGTAATATTACTGCCTATAATCAGAAAGTAAGCTATCAGGATAGAATTCCGAAGATTGTTGTCGTAATCGATGAATTAGCAGACTTGATGATGATGGCACCACAAGATGTGGAGCATTCCATTGCACGTATCGCGCAAAAAGCACGTGCAGCAGGAATTCATCTGATTCTTGCTACACAACGACCTTCAGTCAACGTAATCACAGGATTAATCAAAGCGAATGTGCCGACGCGTATCGCATTTATGGTATCTTCATCTGTAGATTCAAGAACGATACTCGATTCTGGTGGCGCTGAAAAATTGTTAGGAAATGGCGATATGCTGTATCTCGGCAACGGAATGAACAAGCCGATTCGTATACAGGGAAGCTATATTTCTGATCGTGAGATTGATGAAGTTGTAGGCTATATTAAATCTCAAGGAAAGCCGAACTATCTCTTCCATGAGAAGACATTGCTGAAGAAATTATCAGAGCAGCCGAAAGATGAACTGTTTAATGAAATTTGTAACTTTATGGTAGAAGAAGGGCATATTTCAACCTCTCAAATACAAAGACGCTTTCAAATAGGGTATAATAGAGCAGCACGAATTATCGATCAGCTGGAAGAGATGGGTTATGTCAGTGGTCAGAATGGCTCTAAACCTAGAGATGTGCTGATAACAGAAAAACAAGAAGAATATTAG
- the ytpR gene encoding YtpR family tRNA-binding protein, whose product MNLFYNEIVGDYLFITLEPVDGPFTYETNGDIISIKKDGRVVGYNVKGVQSLNLDAKGEVKLTESLVDELNALLKEKGLDTPLEVDLSPKFVVGYVESCEKHPDADKLNITKVDVGTEKLQIVCGAKNIAQGQKVVVAKVGAVMPSGMMIKDAELRGVPSKGMICSERELGLTDSEEKKGILVLEDHYTIGEDFFKEK is encoded by the coding sequence ATGAATCTATTTTATAACGAAATTGTAGGAGATTATTTATTTATCACATTGGAACCTGTAGACGGTCCATTTACGTATGAAACGAATGGGGATATTATCTCGATTAAGAAAGATGGGCGTGTCGTAGGCTATAACGTTAAAGGTGTGCAATCATTAAACCTTGATGCTAAAGGGGAGGTTAAATTAACAGAAAGTCTTGTAGATGAGCTCAATGCACTGCTTAAAGAAAAAGGGCTGGATACACCGCTCGAAGTTGACCTATCACCGAAATTCGTTGTTGGCTATGTAGAATCATGTGAGAAACATCCGGATGCAGATAAATTGAATATTACTAAAGTGGATGTTGGAACAGAAAAACTACAGATTGTCTGTGGTGCCAAAAATATTGCACAAGGTCAAAAAGTTGTCGTTGCAAAAGTTGGGGCAGTGATGCCGAGCGGAATGATGATAAAAGATGCAGAATTGCGTGGTGTGCCTTCTAAAGGTATGATCTGTTCTGAGCGCGAACTTGGTCTGACTGATTCTGAAGAGAAAAAAGGTATTCTAGTGCTAGAGGATCACTATACAATCGGCGAAGATTTCTTCAAAGAGAAGTAA
- a CDS encoding thioredoxin family protein, translating into MKEITTVEMFRESIEQPTIAMFTAGWCPDCHFIAPLLPEIESENEAYQFISIDRDEFIDLAVEYDVMGIPSFIAFDKGAEIGRFVSKDRKTKDEVNAFIKGL; encoded by the coding sequence ATGAAGGAGATCACAACAGTAGAAATGTTTAGAGAAAGTATCGAGCAGCCGACGATAGCGATGTTTACAGCAGGCTGGTGCCCAGACTGTCACTTTATCGCACCACTATTGCCAGAAATAGAAAGCGAAAACGAAGCATATCAGTTTATCTCTATCGACAGAGATGAATTTATCGACCTTGCTGTAGAATATGATGTGATGGGAATACCAAGCTTTATCGCATTTGACAAAGGTGCTGAAATTGGAAGGTTCGTATCTAAAGACAGAAAGACAAAAGATGAAGTGAATGCGTTTATAAAAGGATTATAA